From Candidatus Thermoplasmatota archaeon:
TGAAAAAACAGGTTTTATCCGATTCAAAGGAGAACTCTGGCAAGCACGCGCTGATCAAATCATTGAACCTAACACAAAAGTAACCATTATTAAAAAAGATGAAACAACACTGATCGTTAAACCAAAAGAACCCTGACCAAACATTAATCAACCCTTTAAATCTTCGAGGTCGTAGATTTTTTATGAAAGATACTCAAATCACAGCTCAGTTTCTTGGCGGTGGAAATGAAGTCGGACGCGCAGCACTCACCTTAGAAATTGAAGAAAAACGTTTTCTCCTTGAATACGGGATGCTCCCAGGAAAACCACCAGAATATCCACTTCCACCTCCACCGGTTGATCTCACCTTACTCACCCATGCACATCTCGATCATTCAGGAATGATACCGTGGTTGTGCAGCCATACCGATCAAAATATTCTTTGTACAAAACTGACAGCAGCATTGAGCGATCTACTCTTCAAAGATACCATTAAAATCGCAAAAATGGATGGCTACTCACCACCATTTAGCCCTGCTGATATCAAAGAAGTAGAACACAGCATCATCCCAATATCCATTGGAGAAAAAAGAATAGTCTCCGATTGTTGTGAAATCATGTGTCATAGCGCTGGGCATATCCCAGGATCACTGATGTATGAAATCAACGCAGAAAAAAGAATACTTTTTACGGGAGATTTCAACGTCTCAGATACACGACTCATGAAAGGAACAACACCAGTACCTTGTGATATCCTCATCATGGAAAGTACCTACGCAGAACGAGACCATCCAAACCGACAAGAACTCGAACAAGCATTTCTTGATAAAATCGATGAAGTAGTCAGCCGAGGTGGCGTTGTCATTATCCCTGCTTTTGCAGTAGCACGATCCCAAGAAATCGCTATGGTTCTCCACAAAGCAAGCTACAACGTCTGGTTTGATGGCATGGGAAAAAAAGTCGCAAAACTATTCCTGAAGTATCCTAACGAACTCCGATCAGCAGAAAATCTTAAAAAAGCGATGAACAAACTAAACTTTGTTCATTCTGATCACGGAAGAAAACTAGCCCTAAAATCAGAGGTAATCTTAACCTCAAGCGGTATGATGGATGGAGGACCTGTTTTGAGTTATATGAACAAATTGAAAAATGATAAGAGAAACGCAGTACTGCTCACCGGATACCAAGTACCAGGATCAAATAGCAGACTACTGGTAGACCACGGAAAACTTGATTTTTACGGCGTTCAAGAAAACGTTGAATGTGAGGTACAATACTTTGACTTTTCAGCACATGCAGGGCATCGGGAACTGATCGAATTTGCAAAAAAATGCCATCCTGAAAAAATTGTCCTTTTCCATGGTGACAAACGAGAAGCATTACGAGAACCACTCCAAAACATTGGTGAGGTACTAACACCAAGTAACGGAGAGATATTCTATTTGTAGTAACCGATCACAATAATCACAATAAATTTATATCAAGGAACAATAAAAAAAATAAAAAAAATCCTACATCACAATGGTGAACAACACAATGACCGAAATGACCCAACGGCAAAGATATGATCTCAAACGAACACTTGAAGAACTCAAAGCATGCAAAGGGAAACATACCGAACTGATTTCACTCTACATCCCACCATCTAAACAAATATCAGATGTTACCGCATACTTACGAAATGAATTTTCACAGTCACAAAATATTAAATCAAAAACCACACGAAAAAATGTAACCTCAGCAATAGAATCAATCCTCAGTAGACTTCGACAGTTTAAACAGGCACCACCAAACGGTGTTGTTTTTTTTGTTGGACATAAAAGCATCGGAGCAGATCAAACAGAGATGGTTGCTTTTGTCATCGAACCGCCCATGCCCATCAACATTTTTTTGTATCGCTGTGATGCTGAATTTTTCACTGAACCACTCGATGCCATGCTCTCAGAAACCGACATTTACGGTTTATTACTTATTGACCGTCGAGAATGCACAATCGGCATGCTCCGAGGAAATCGTATTGAGCTTCTCCGCTATATGACGTCGCAAGTCCCTGGAAAACATGGTCGCGGTGGTCAATCACAACGACGTTTCGAACGACTTACTGAAATTGCAGCACATGAATGGTTTGTGAAATGCGGAGAACGAGCAAGTGAGATTTTTCTTGCTGAAAAAGATCTGAAAGGAATCCTTGTTGGAGGATCCGGACCAACAAAAACGTATTTCATCAATGAAAACTACCTCCACCATGAGATTCAGAAAAAAGTCATCGATACGTTTGATACTGGATACACCGATGAATTTGGGTTAAAAGAGCTTGTTGCTGTTGCTGCCGATGCTATGGCTGATCTGAAAATAGCTAAGGAAAAAAAGATTATGAAACGGTTCCTCGCAGAAGTTACAAAATCAGAAAAAAGCCTTGCAGTGTACGGTGAAGAACAGATACGCAAAGCACTGAGCATGGGTGTTGTCGATACGTTACTCATGTCTGAAACATTACGGAAATATCGAATCAAACTTAAATGTTCAACCTGTGGATACACTGCCGAACGAACCATCGATGCAGAAAAAATGGAGGAGTTCATCCCTCCGCTCTGCCAACAATGCCAAACATCACTTCCCATGGAACTTGTTGAAAAGGTTGATCTGATCGATGAGTTATCAGACATTGCTGAAAAAACAAATGCAACTGTTCAACTTATTTCTCGAGACAGCGAAGAAGGAGATTCCCTCTATCGAGCATTTAGCGGCATCGGTGGTATTCTGAGATATCCTCTGGAGCTTTGAGTACAATTTTTATAATATAAAATATATTTAATCATTTGTTTTTAAATATAAACTTGAACCTACTCCGAGAAAAAAGCAATATCCAATGAACCGATGGTTTTATAAATACTGAAATATATTATTCATATAGATATTCCATGACATCTCGAGACGATTTTAACTCATTTATCCCTGCAACGAAAAAAATACCAGAACTTACGATCAAAGCAGTTCTCGTCGGTATAATCCTTGCAATCATTCTTGGAGCGGCAAACGCTTATCTCGGGCTGTATGCAGGTATGACGGTTTCAGCTGTTATCCCTGGTGCAGTTATGGCATTTGCCCTGCTTCGACCGTTCAAAGGAACCATCCTCGAAGTCAACCTTGGGATGATGGGAGCAGCCGCTGGAGAAGCACTGGCAGCAGGCGTCATCTTCACCATTCCTGCACTGGTCCTCATCGGAACATGGACTGAGATTCACTACGTTGAAACGACCCTGGTTGCTCTCTTCGGCGGCATTCTTGGCGTCCTCTGGATGGTACCGCTCAGACGAGCACTCATCATCAAAACAGACTTACCCTTCCCTGAAGGAGTTGCGGTTGCTGCAGTTCTCACCACAACTGTCGGTGGGGAAAGTGCTGAAAAAACCAAAAAAACAGGAAGTGGTGTTAGTGGTATCTGGCTTGTCGTTGGTGTCCTCGTATCAGCAGTGTTTAAATTTGGCCAAGTCGGTCTCAACATTTTCAGCGGTGCAATCCATTCAATACTTGACATTGGAAAATTCCGCATCGGCAATACAAACAACTCTGGTGTTTTCTACGGCGGCCTTGCAACGTCACCGGCACTTCTCGGTGTCGGCTGGATTATTGGCTTCAAGGTATCAACGTTTGTATTTATTGGCGGCCTACTTGGATGGGTCATCCTTGTTCCCCTTATTGCCCTTGCAACCGGCTTACCAATGCCTTCGACACCACCAGACATTCAAGATGCAATAGCTCTCGGTTTTGGAAACTATGACCTCGGAGCAAAAATCTGGGGTTTCTTTGCGATCTGGGGAAAATATATCAGGTATATTGGTGTCGGTGCCATGGTTGTCGGTGGTCTGTATACTATCTTCAAACTCCGATCCAATCTCGCCAGCGGTATCAAAGAAGCGATCTCTGGACTGAGAGGCGGAACCGTTGAAACAAAAAAACGAACTGACACTGATCTGAACTTCAAACTTGTTTTCCTTCTCATCGGTGCATTAACCATTCCGATCTTCCTTATCTATGCATGGTTATCAAGCCTTTGGGTTGTTTCAGCAGTGATGGCAGTCTTTGCCATTCTTTTTGCGTTTGTCGCAAGTGCAATTGCAGGATACATGGCTGGACTTCTTGGATCATCGAACAACCCGATTTCTGGAGTAACTGTATCAGTTCTCCTCATCACCTCATTGATTCTCCTTGGATTTGGATTAACTGGAAATATCGGTGCGTATGGCGTTGCGATTCTCATCGCCGCGGTTATTTGTTGCGCAGCAGCAATCTCAGGAGACGTACTTCAATCAATGACCTGCGGTCAAATGATTGGTGCAACACCAAGAAATCAACAAATAGCAGAAATCATCGGCGTCTGCGCAGCAGCACCATTTCTAGCACTTGTCATTTCTGCGCTGGATCAAGCATACCGCATCGGCAGTCCGAATCTACCGGCACCACAAGCATTTCTCATGCAAGGAATCGTACAAGGAGTTCTCGGTGGAGAAATGGTCTGGCCGTTTGTACTTGCAGGAGCAGTTCTTGCATTAGTCTTAATTCTCCTAAATCTCCCTGTGTTACCTGTTGCAATTGGCATCTATTTACCATTCACCCTGAGTACCCCCATTTTTGCTGGAGGTATCATTAGAGCCCTCACCAATAAAGTCATTGCAAAGAAATACGGTTCCGCTGAAGAAGAAGAAATCAGCGATTGGGATCTTGCTATAAAACAAACTGACGTGAAACCAAAAGAAAAGATTATAAGAACCGGGCTGCTTCTCACCGCTGGATTTATCGCAGGAGAAGCACTCATGGGCGTCATCGTTGCGTTCCTGATCGTACTAGGCGTTAGTTTTGCAGTTATGGAATTTCCACCGATTTGGCCTGCATTGCTCGTCTGGCTGTTCATTGCTGTTCTCCTTTGGTATATCCCACTTCGGGAGATTTTTGCAAAACATGAAGAGTAAACCACGAATACCCACGGTCGATCAATTCCTCACATATGTTCCACACCGAGGAGATTTTTCATGGACTGAAACTTCGGATGGGTTGATTCATATTACCGTTCCAAAATTTACAAGCAAACTTGGGATCTCATTCTGTAAACTTCTCAGAAGAGAAAACACGTTTACTGCCCGTCTTGACCAATACGGATCTTTTATTTGGAAACTGTGCGATGGAAAAACATCAGTTCAAACAATACTCGAACGAGTGCAACAACAATTTCCAAATGAGAAAAACATTGACCAGCGGTTATTCCTTTTCCTGCAACAAATGCACAGTCTTCAGTACATTTCATATTAACTATTTTTTTGGTTCAAGATGGACTCTTGTAATGCGATACATCCCATGATCTCTTTTCCAATCTACAGCAGCCTCATCGATAACGATCCTCTGGGAGAAAATCGGAGCGTCAACAACGAGCGTCTCATATTCACCGCCCTCACCAGCTAAACTAATTTTATATTTTTTACAAACAGTGATAAATTGATCAATATTATGTTCTGTAAGTTGCTGACCAAGCCAGAACTGATCAAAACCATCAGCAAAAACCCCAACAATTAAAATGGAAAAACCCGCAGCAACCATCTCTCGGAGTAATGTTTCTTGATCTTGATGCCATAACGGTGCAAAAAATTGTACGTTCAACTCACGACAGATGCGTTCAATCCGTACCCGTTGATATTCAGATGCAATAGCACCACTGATCACCCCATCAACCGGGAGTGATTTTAACAACGCATAGAGATCATCTAACTCAGTTTCTTTTTGACCCGAAGTATCTTTTTTGTATAACGGTAACCCAAGCGCTTTTGCCCCATATTCAGTGAGTGCTATGTTCACCGAATGAAACATCCATGAATCATCAACCCGTGGTTCAAGAGTTACTAAACAAGTAACCTCCCACTTTTTCTGCAAAGCAAGATAGATTGCATACACTGAATCTTTTCCACCAGAGAACAACGCAGCTATCTTCATAAACGTAGTAGAAAGCGTATATCTTTAAATAAATAAACATTTATCGCATCGGCGAACAATCATGAAGATTGGCATTATCAGTAGCATCTCGCTATCAGATTTATTCCAACACCCCGAAATCATCTCTATTGAAACGCCATATGGATCTATAGACCTGATGAGTTCAACTGTTCATTCCCATGAACTTTTGTACCTCAACCGCCATGGAAAAAACAGAACCATGCCACCCCACCAAATTAACTACCATGCAAACATCCATGCATTTGCAGTCAGTCACGTTGACTATCTGCTCATGATTGAAACTGTGAGCACGATGAATCCTAAAATACAGATTGGAGACTATGTTATCCCCCATGATTTTATTGATATGACAAAAAACCGTATACAAACCTATGTTCAAAACCAACGAATCCATATCGATGTCTCAGAACCATTTTGTCCAACACTTCGTAACCATCTGATCACCACACTTGAGTATTTCAAAAACATACCAGTTCACACCACAGGAGTCTATCTTACAACAGAAGGACCTCGCCGTGAAACCTGCGCAGAAATGCAGTTTTACTCGAAAATAGCAGATATCATCGGAATGACGCTTGCATCTGAAGTAATTCTGGCACGAGAAAAGAATCTTTGCTGTGCCTCAATATGTCTTGTTGAAAACATGGCTGCAGGACTCCAACAACACAAGTCAACGCATGAAACAATAACTTTTAACCAGGAGCACACATCTATTGTTGAAAGCATCGTTGAAAAAATAATCTGCTCATTACCGGAAAAGAAAGAATGCCGGTGTCAACAAAATCTTTCACAGGCAACATTATGAAACGATATGAATTCATCAATCATACTGCCGATGTCGGAATCAAAGCATATGGAAAAACGATCGATGAAGCATTTGAACATGCAGCATCAGCTATGTTTGACATTATAACCGATCGTTCATCTATTGATTCTGTTGGGGAATATCAGATTTTTCTTGAGGCATCTGACCTCGAACAACTTCTTGTTGACTGGCTTTCAAAACTTTTATTTTTGAACGGAGCAGAAAATCTTGTATTTGGAAAATTTCATGTCAGTATCAATGGAACGAAACTCTCTGCAAAGGTTTTTGGTGAAATTTTTTCACCACAAAAACATAAACATGGTGTCGAAATCAAAGCAGTTACGTATCATATGCTTGAAGTCCATGTTGACACACCAATCTACGTTCAAGTATTGTTTGATATTTAGATGATTGTTAAAAAAACGAATAGTTTCA
This genomic window contains:
- a CDS encoding MBL fold metallo-hydrolase, producing the protein MKDTQITAQFLGGGNEVGRAALTLEIEEKRFLLEYGMLPGKPPEYPLPPPPVDLTLLTHAHLDHSGMIPWLCSHTDQNILCTKLTAALSDLLFKDTIKIAKMDGYSPPFSPADIKEVEHSIIPISIGEKRIVSDCCEIMCHSAGHIPGSLMYEINAEKRILFTGDFNVSDTRLMKGTTPVPCDILIMESTYAERDHPNRQELEQAFLDKIDEVVSRGGVVIIPAFAVARSQEIAMVLHKASYNVWFDGMGKKVAKLFLKYPNELRSAENLKKAMNKLNFVHSDHGRKLALKSEVILTSSGMMDGGPVLSYMNKLKNDKRNAVLLTGYQVPGSNSRLLVDHGKLDFYGVQENVECEVQYFDFSAHAGHRELIEFAKKCHPEKIVLFHGDKREALREPLQNIGEVLTPSNGEIFYL
- the prf1 gene encoding peptide chain release factor aRF-1 translates to MTEMTQRQRYDLKRTLEELKACKGKHTELISLYIPPSKQISDVTAYLRNEFSQSQNIKSKTTRKNVTSAIESILSRLRQFKQAPPNGVVFFVGHKSIGADQTEMVAFVIEPPMPINIFLYRCDAEFFTEPLDAMLSETDIYGLLLIDRRECTIGMLRGNRIELLRYMTSQVPGKHGRGGQSQRRFERLTEIAAHEWFVKCGERASEIFLAEKDLKGILVGGSGPTKTYFINENYLHHEIQKKVIDTFDTGYTDEFGLKELVAVAADAMADLKIAKEKKIMKRFLAEVTKSEKSLAVYGEEQIRKALSMGVVDTLLMSETLRKYRIKLKCSTCGYTAERTIDAEKMEEFIPPLCQQCQTSLPMELVEKVDLIDELSDIAEKTNATVQLISRDSEEGDSLYRAFSGIGGILRYPLEL
- a CDS encoding oligopeptide transporter, OPT family, which codes for MTSRDDFNSFIPATKKIPELTIKAVLVGIILAIILGAANAYLGLYAGMTVSAVIPGAVMAFALLRPFKGTILEVNLGMMGAAAGEALAAGVIFTIPALVLIGTWTEIHYVETTLVALFGGILGVLWMVPLRRALIIKTDLPFPEGVAVAAVLTTTVGGESAEKTKKTGSGVSGIWLVVGVLVSAVFKFGQVGLNIFSGAIHSILDIGKFRIGNTNNSGVFYGGLATSPALLGVGWIIGFKVSTFVFIGGLLGWVILVPLIALATGLPMPSTPPDIQDAIALGFGNYDLGAKIWGFFAIWGKYIRYIGVGAMVVGGLYTIFKLRSNLASGIKEAISGLRGGTVETKKRTDTDLNFKLVFLLIGALTIPIFLIYAWLSSLWVVSAVMAVFAILFAFVASAIAGYMAGLLGSSNNPISGVTVSVLLITSLILLGFGLTGNIGAYGVAILIAAVICCAAAISGDVLQSMTCGQMIGATPRNQQIAEIIGVCAAAPFLALVISALDQAYRIGSPNLPAPQAFLMQGIVQGVLGGEMVWPFVLAGAVLALVLILLNLPVLPVAIGIYLPFTLSTPIFAGGIIRALTNKVIAKKYGSAEEEEISDWDLAIKQTDVKPKEKIIRTGLLLTAGFIAGEALMGVIVAFLIVLGVSFAVMEFPPIWPALLVWLFIAVLLWYIPLREIFAKHEE
- a CDS encoding PqqD family protein codes for the protein MKSKPRIPTVDQFLTYVPHRGDFSWTETSDGLIHITVPKFTSKLGISFCKLLRRENTFTARLDQYGSFIWKLCDGKTSVQTILERVQQQFPNEKNIDQRLFLFLQQMHSLQYISY
- a CDS encoding TIGR00289 family protein — translated: MKIAALFSGGKDSVYAIYLALQKKWEVTCLVTLEPRVDDSWMFHSVNIALTEYGAKALGLPLYKKDTSGQKETELDDLYALLKSLPVDGVISGAIASEYQRVRIERICRELNVQFFAPLWHQDQETLLREMVAAGFSILIVGVFADGFDQFWLGQQLTEHNIDQFITVCKKYKISLAGEGGEYETLVVDAPIFSQRIVIDEAAVDWKRDHGMYRITRVHLEPKK
- a CDS encoding MTAP family purine nucleoside phosphorylase — protein: MKIGIISSISLSDLFQHPEIISIETPYGSIDLMSSTVHSHELLYLNRHGKNRTMPPHQINYHANIHAFAVSHVDYLLMIETVSTMNPKIQIGDYVIPHDFIDMTKNRIQTYVQNQRIHIDVSEPFCPTLRNHLITTLEYFKNIPVHTTGVYLTTEGPRRETCAEMQFYSKIADIIGMTLASEVILAREKNLCCASICLVENMAAGLQQHKSTHETITFNQEHTSIVESIVEKIICSLPEKKECRCQQNLSQATL
- a CDS encoding archease encodes the protein MKRYEFINHTADVGIKAYGKTIDEAFEHAASAMFDIITDRSSIDSVGEYQIFLEASDLEQLLVDWLSKLLFLNGAENLVFGKFHVSINGTKLSAKVFGEIFSPQKHKHGVEIKAVTYHMLEVHVDTPIYVQVLFDI